The genomic stretch CTGATGCTGCTAGCTCATCAGAACAAACAGAAGATGTATTTGAACGTAGAAGAGATGAAGACATTGAACAGTATGGAAGGAGAAtatatgatcatgtgtttggTTACAACATTGAAGCAGCTTTATCTAATGAAGGGACATGGAAAAACAGTAACAGACCAAAACCTATATATAGTAGGGATGTCCTGCCAGAAGGACTGGCTCAACAGAATGGAATTTGTGCTGCAGATGATCCGTTGCTCGTATCTGCCATGGCATCTCTGGGCATGAAGAATCCGCAGGATATATGGAGCCTTATGGAAAATAGCAAAATCTTTCTGGAGTCCTTGAAACTATTTTTCATGAAAAGGGAGAAGGTTGGCTTGTACTATTGCTGTATTTGGATGAAGCTCTCGCCcacttgatttatttttccCATGTCAACACCCAAGTTAAaagtttcatttatttttattcttctttgtgGGTAAGCAGGAGATTGGAAACCTGACTTTTGACAAAGATGATCAGTTAGCTGTGGAATTTGTTACTGCTGCTGCAAATATAAGGGCTTCTTCTTTTGGAATCCCTTTGCATAGCCTTTTTGAAGCTAAAGGTATTGCTGGTAATATTGTTCATGCTGTTGCAACAACAAATGCTATTATTGCTGGGTTGATTGTGATAGAGGCTATCAAGGTGCTGCAAAATGATACAAACAATTATAGGTGTGCGCATTTTTTGTTCCTTTCTATTTGATGTGTTTTCCTTTTGAAGTATGTTTTACCTTTGATTTTCTAGATTTATGTATTCTCCATAGCGTTGTGATAGTGAAAGCAGTGGTCATCCAGTTTTTGGTTGTTTCGATTCCTGCTTAATGAGTTGCAGTTATTTGCATAGGGTGACTTCTTTACCTTATTCATTAACGAACATTTAGGAGCTGAATTCATTGTAATCTATATTTgcttaacaaaaaaatgcttTAACTTTTGAACAACCCCCAactaataaaaggaaaaagaagatgCTGAATTTATccacaaacttttttttataattgcattacattacttatcaaaaaaaaaaaaaattgttttggatAAATTCATGGTCATCCACTTGAATAATTTAGGTTGGCTTGCTTGCGGTGATCCCGGTCCGTCTCATTCTTCCTCGGATTTGGGTAGTGTTCCTACGTTCTCTCCTGTGGAGTGGTCTTTGCTTTGCTCTGAGGTGGGGTTTGGCACCAAGGGGCAAGAGGAAAATACTGGCCTTTCTTGTATACTGCGTGTGTACCCAGGGGTGCCTTACACTGTTTTTAATATAATTCACAttactatcaaaaaaaaaaattaggttggTTTGCCCTTAGAGCTAAAGGGCAAGGCCCTGATTCTCTCTGTTCAAGTGAGTGGAATAGTGTCAGTCCAAGATAAAGTAAATGCTATTGTTAAGAATTTGTGAGATTAACAATTAACAACTTATGAAGGACAACAATCAATCTTTTGCATGGAAATTTTTATCTCCTCTTTGCCATGTTAAAAGTTGGTGAGACACCATTTCTGGATGTTAATGTTATAGCATGaaccaagtatttttttttttttttcctcttctttttcaaaTCTATATTTGTAGCTTGTTTGCTATAATTTGATTGGGATGTTTATAAAGGATGACATATTGTCTGGAGCATCCAACGAGGAAGATGCTTCTGATGCCAGTGGAACCATTTGAACCTAACAAATCTTGCTATGTTTGTTCTGAGGTATGTTaaatcttttcttgtttttctttaccCCCTCTAactttagtatttatttttgttgacaTTTTAGTCATAATTGCAATATGCTCACATGTGATGCAACTGAAATAGACTCCACTAACGCTCGAGATCAATACAAACCGTGCAAAGTTGCGGGACTTTGTTGAAAAGATTGTTAAGGCCAAGCTTGGGATGTACTTTCCACTTATTATGCATGGGGCAGCACTTCTTTATGAAGTTGGTGATGATCTTGATGAGGACATGGTAGCAAACTATGCAGCAAACCTTGAGAAGGTATATTCTTTCTTTGTGTTTAATAATCACTTGTCATTCTGTTCTGAATGtgtctttttcctctttttactttccattttaatttaaatctcAGGTGCTATCTGAGCTTCCTTCGCCGATTACTAGTGGGACTATGGTCACAGTTGAGGATCTAAAACAGGAACTTACTTGCAATTTTAATATCAAGCACAGGTTTTTCTTTGCCCTATATATATGCTTTGAGTATAAGCTTCCTATCCACttatccaaacaaaaacaaaaaaagaagaaagaaaggaaagaacgAAAGCATAAGTTTCCTATATAATGTGTATGGATTGTTTAATCAACCTcttgcttttaaattttaatagtaaattggaaaaaaaatttgcctgCCTTCTGGGTAAATTTTGGTCTGACTATGATGAGCTACCTACTAAATTCTGTGTACATTTCTTTTCTGACAGAGACGAATTTGATGAAGAAAAGGAACCTGATGGAATGCTTCTCTCTGGATGGACTCAAGCTTCTTCAGTGGAGAAGGATGATAACAAGTCCATTGGCAACGGTGGTAGGACATCAAATGCTTCTCAAACAGTGCCAGTGGAGGCTGAAAAGAATGATGAGACGGATAATGTTCCTTCTGGTAAGAAAAGGAAGGAGCCCGAGGTTCCTGAGGGTGCTGCTCAAGATTGTGTTTCtgataaaaggaaaaacaagaaattGGAAATGGTTGATGACGATGACGACTTTCTCATGCTGGAAGGGGATCCGGGCatctacaagaaaaaaaagttgcaatAGTCCTTTGCTAGGACTTAATTATGGAGGGTGGATCATCCTAATTTTGTACCATTTTAGGGAGGTATGGTGATTCTTTTGGTTTTCATAATGGTTGTTTTAGGTCTCAATATTTAGTCTTCTTAGGCCCTTGTAAGGTTTAAAGTGTAGCAACAATGTGTATTCTTCGTAGCGAAATTAACAGAGGTTAGTTGGCCTGTAGCATTGATGGAGATTGACCTGAAATGAACTTGGTGATTGACTTAATGGCGATAATATTGCAACTCTCTCTTGAGCTATTTGAAACACCCTTCAATCTTCATTTCTTGAGTTATATTGTCTTCTTAAACACCCTTGGATCAAAATACAAGTTCGGAGGGTCAAGAAGCACTGTACATAACTTGCCATATTTATATTCTCAAAAGGCATTTGGTCTAGCAACGGGAGAAGATGGTGATCATCCATGGTATGATAGCTCAAACTTGCAGTGGTTATTGCTCTTGCTGTGTTTAATATTTAAGGTATGCTTGGAAAGAATAGCTGTTGGAAGGCATAATTTTGAGGGTCCGGATCTTTAATAtaaggttttttattttcttcaaatttctaGCAATCTGAACAGCAAAATTGTTATGAATCTCTCAAAATGGAGCACCAATGCAATTAGTTCTGTTAGAATTATTGCAAAAGACATTGTCTATGCAAGGGCAGAGTGTGAAAATGCAAAGATCATTGCAATAATGACATCTTTCATAATAAATTATGTTATAAAATGAAATCCTTACTGTGTTATTGAATCTGAACTTTCTATACACAATGTGGAGAAAAAAGTGTGATTGATGAACAAGATTATGTGAAGATATATGGCTTCATTTGTGCATGATGCTTACACCCCAACACGAGGTGTAGTACATTGTGTGCTACTGGATACTCTTCTACATGTATATGGGGAAATGTGGATGCACTTCTTCCTATCCGaatatttcttccttttcttagCATCTGGGTGTTCCTGTTTCTTCAAATCCTCTAGGCAACGAACGTCTGCCATGCTCGTAAATGTTCTGGATTTTCCCGAGTAATACCTCGACAGTCCTCTCCtgctgaaaaacaaaacaaaacaacacaaaagaaagaaaccaaTTATTTTGAGAcataggaaaaacaaaaaacaaaaaaaacccacaattaATAATCTCTGTCTGCTTACTTCTGTGGAAGATTTGTTACAAGTGCATCCATGTCAAAAGTTCTTGTGTTCTCAGTATCTTTCTCCATATTGGGTGtgtgaagagagagaagagaagagaagagaagagaaggaagagagatgatgatgatgatgttgaagaagaaggtggtggTTGGGAAGGGTTTTATACAtaggagaaagagaaaacagTTAGTGGGTGGGGTTCTTCGATAAACAGGACAGAAGGGGTTGTTTGGAGGGCAGTGAAACAACTGCATCCACAGgtttttggtttggtttaggGTTTGAGATAAGACACGACCACATCCTTATCTACACTCCCTCTGCTTCATTCAACTGACCACCTTTTCCCGAGGCATCTCGCTTTGTTCCTGCCCCCCATCCATCTATCAATGCCTCGCATCTTTCAACTTTCAGTCGTGGTGGAGAATTGAAGATGATTTACACCATTCGCTTTCATTAATCAAACACTTGCATGGTGCACCCATTTGGACCTTATTCCCACGCCTATGGTCCCTTAGATTACCCTAATTTTCACCCTAATTTCGGCAATAAACTTTGCCTATTATTATGCTGCTCAAAATACATCATTGATTCACCTACTAAATACGTATTAAGTTCGCAACttgtgtaaaaaaatttcagtcCTAAATGGAACATGTCGAATTCGGGTTGAGCCGAAATATTGATATAAatttatataagtcaatcataACCTAACCCATTTAGTTAAACCAGTTAGACTTCTCAATCATAATTTGCTAATTTTATGTCGAGTTCATGAGTTGTATCaaagattgtcaattttaagACTATCCAATCCATTGTACTGTGCAATTGACAATCTCATTGTACGAGATCCGGATCCATTTATCATTTCTATGTGCAAAAACTATGTTTTAAATTCGCCCAAAGTTAATGGTAATGTTCGTTGATATAGACAATCTGCACTTGTTTTATCACTGTCCATAATCAGAATACTTAATTTGGTCATTGGAAGTCATTGTTGAGTTGGTAGTAACTAGAGACTAATCAAATCAAATGGTACAAAGAATTTTCCCTTTTAAGAATTTTCTATTTGCTTCCATGTGATGTGACATACATGTATGGCTAAATCTAGAGGTTTGGGCTGTTTGAGTGGGTGGGAACTTCAACTTAGAGTTTTATAGTCGGTCTGTTTTTGCAGTTTCAAAACGTgtgatttaaaaacataatttttaaaaatataattaagcatttgataaaattgcacTTTAGCGTTTAAAatcatgtgtttttaaaagtgCACTCCTTGCATATGCTTTTGAaaatataggttttattttttattttttataattattttattttattttttacattttcaaaccgctatttttaaaaaacacattccCAAACTAGACACTTTtcgtgattttgtttaaaaatgctcTTTTGACCTGCgaaatcacaatgtcaaacgAACTCTTAGTACGGAATCACTGCAAAATGAAAAtattgccatatatatatatatatatatatattgcaattgTTATTTCTAGTTATTATTTCTATTTCCACAATTTTGAAGATGGGACATATCCTAAATGGCCTCTATgcatagagaaaaaaatttgaaacaacataaaatatgcAAGTGTGAATATATGTTGTTCCTGCTTGGGTATGCTCCAGTGTATTTGTACTGCTTgaattaaattgaattaaattcattttcaaattgGTCCCAAAAAAGGATGTATATATAAACAATACTTTGCATATAAAAATTCTAAGGACttaattttgggatgatcctcCCAACATTGCTCTCATCACAAGGAACCcaaattttataaagttttatATACTCTTTAGCTGTAAGAGTCATCGCATCTCAAAATCTCGAGCATGAAATAGGGCTatactcaaaattttaaagaactGAGTGCCATGTGACAGTCCACATCTTAGTAGCTAACATAATAAGTGCTATGTCGATTGCAACGTCAATTTGTAAACGTAATAAGTGTCATGTAGTAGTCACATTTTAGTAGTTGATGTGGCAAGTGCCACACGGATTGTCGCATCAGTTTCTATGAAACTTATAATAAAACCTATAGTACCCCTAGCAACAGCactctaaaataaaattataatttgttcAAGATAATTGCATTgatattttttggtttaaaaaaagaataattatggATCATGCTCGTGTTGTCTCTATAACTTCCAAGTTATATTCAGAATGTATATCACAAATTTTCACTTGCTCCTCAGCTTCATAGTGAAAATAAGTACGTCCCTCATTAGATTGAAGAAGCTAATGAGGGCGGATTAGATTTCCAACAATTGTAAGAAAGCTTATTTGAGATCTACCTGCCTAAATAAGTTTTAGACTGCTCATCCGCTTTTTTTAAGCAGGTTTGCTCTATATGAACTCTCTCACAATTATAGTCGGCAGCAAATTGCTCAGGATCCCAATTTGATCAAAGTTGCATAAGCAATTTATGGTTGCCCCATTCGTGTAACATAAACTTGGAAACCAATTTGCTTGCAATGAAAAAATCATTCTCCATTGAAGTTGCTAACTAATTCACTCTCTATGTTGCAGAGCCCACCATATACAAAAACATGATGATTCtcttaaaaaatagtaataacgTATAGGATTTATAGTAGTGCATGATGCAGTATACACTCTTCTATACCAGCACATCAATCACACCATATGGACAGTACAGAATATTGCCCTAACCATGGAACCTAAATACCGCAGGAAAGAGAGGAAAGCCATTGCAGATAAACAATCGTTTCATGGAGCATTTGCCCATCATCATATTTCCCAATATTCATGATGAAGCAGTAAAACCAATCACCACCTTCACCAAATGCTTATACTTATACTGGTCTAGACCACCATTGAATTCTTCAACCAAGTTTAGAATTTCACCTACCATTGAGATTAGTGAACTGGGCAAACATGGCAGTTCCTGAATGCTCATCAATGGCCTGAACTTGAGCTGGGGTGTTACTGTTACCCTCTTCAGCATGATAGACAGGAAGGGCATCAGAGGTAGTAGTGGTGTCAGCAGCAGCAGGAGAGGTGCAAACAGTTGCAGAGGATTTGGTTTCATCTTCAGCTGCCTTGCCTGCTAAGATATCTCCaatcaatttaagcttttagaataagcGATGATTTAATATTTCACGTGAgaaagagtgttagaatataaattaaatgattaaatttaacattaccTTGTGAGAAAGCTTCTTGAAGCTGCAAAGCATACTCCAAATTCCACAGCACATCTCCCATTGTGGGCCTGTCGACACCATGTTCAGCCAAGCACTTCTCTGCAGCCTCAGCAAACTTCTTCATTGATTCAGGATTAATGGAGCCAACAAGCAGAGGGTCAATGATCTTGTCAAGCAAGCCTTTCCTCTTCCATTGCATTGCCCAGTCAGCCAAGTTCACCTGTTCCCTTGGCAGAGCCGGGTTGATGGCGGGCCTTGCACAAAGTGCTTCCAGGAGAACCACCCCAAAAGAGTACACATCTGACTTATCTGTCAATTGCTGCCTTCTGAAATACTCGGGGTCCAAGTACCTgattaaatattccatgtgttgaGCAGTTTAAGCCCACACGTAAAGGGAGAGTTAGAATATAAATCAAATGATTGAATTCAACTTTTGGAATAAGAGTGATTTAACAGTACCCGAAACTTCCCTTCACTGCAGTACTCACATGACCCTGCCCCATAGGAGTATCCTTTGAGAGCCCGAAATCGGCAACTTTGGCAGTCAAGTTTTCATCAAGCAAAATGTTGGTGGTCTTAACATCACGGTGAATGATGCCTTGTGCAGTGCCAGTGTGGAGGTAGTGAAGCCCTCGAGCCGAGCCTATGCAAATCTCCAGCCTTTGCTTCCATGACAATGGTGACAAGTTCTTCCCGTACAAATGATCCCTGAAAGGCCCGTTGGACATGTACTCATAAACCAAGATCATCTCTGAGTTTTCATCACAATATCCAATGAGGGAAACCAAATGCCTGTGCCGTAGCTTTGACAACATCTGGATCTCTGTCTGGAACTCTGTAATGCCTTGTTCCGACTGCGGGTTCCCTCGCTTGACAGCGACTTTAGTCCCGTCGTCGATCATGCCGATATAAACATTGCCAAACCCGCCAACGCCGATCACTTCATTGGCGTCGAAATTCTTGGTTGCCTCCTGCAACTCGGCCAAAGAGAAGTACCGCCCCAATCCTAAAGTTGAGGAGTAAAAGTTGCTCTTGTGAGACCCTAGAGAGTTCTTGCTTGACATGAAGCTCGTGTCACCTggtagaatataaattaaatgagtaAGTTTATccatttttattagcttaagtttttaagataaataatgatttaacattaCCTGCATGAAGAGGAAGCAGCCACGAAGAGAAGCTATTCCTCTTCTGCCAGTCTTGAGGCCTCTTGTGCCACTTGATCACCATTGCACCAAGACCAACAAAGGCTCCAAACATCATCGCAAACCCGACTGCAGCCACCGTACCGCGGTTGCTCCCGCCATCAGCCTCGACTCCATCAACCCCAAATTCTCCGTCAAGACTATCCACCGAATTGCTTATTTTCAAGACCTCGAGGCCGTTCAAAATGGCGTTCAGGTCGCCGGAATCCAATTTAGACGGACCAATCTGGACACTTAGTCCATTAGACATCAATGAAGCATTAACCACAATATCCTTGTAGTATGCCATTGCCAAACCATTCAAGGTGGCTGACAAATCCAAATCAGATATCGCCATTTTCCCATTAACATAGACGTCGAAGTAGAGGTTATTCAGTGCTTTGCTCACAATGTCACAAAAATGAAGACGAACAACGTACCCGAAAGACGGGTCTGCTTCAAAGTTCCATGTCACATTGAAATTAGGCCTGCTTGTTTGGGCGTTAGCCATTTCAACAGCGGAAGCATACACCGTTTGCGGTGCGATCAACGGTGAGAGTCCTTCGGGGTATTTGACGATGGTGGTCTCGACGGAGACTTTCTTAGCCAAGTTTCTGTGCTTAAGGTACGTCTCGTCAGACGTCCATGTCCGTCCGAGTGTGTCGTTTGTGGCGGT from Corylus avellana chromosome ca1, CavTom2PMs-1.0 encodes the following:
- the LOC132180546 gene encoding uncharacterized protein LOC132180546 — translated: MQLFHCPPNNPFCPVYRRTPPTNCFLFLLCIKPFPTTTFFFNIIIIISLPSLLFSSLLSLHTPNMEKDTENTRTFDMDALVTNLPQNRRGLSRYYSGKSRTFTSMADVRCLEDLKKQEHPDAKKRKKYSDRKKCIHISPYTCRRVSSSTQCTTPRVGV
- the LOC132180539 gene encoding SUMO-activating enzyme subunit 2, yielding MASQQQLTAIKGAKVLMVGAGGIGCELLKTLALSGFPDIHIIDMDTIEVSNLNRQFLFRQSHVGQSKAKVARDAVLKFKPHINITPYHANVKDPEFNVDFFKQFNVVLNGLDNLDARRHVNRLCLAAEVPLVESGTTGFLGQVTVHVKGRTECYECQPKPAPKTYPVCTITSTPSKFVHCIVWAKDLLFAKLFGDKNQENDLNVRSTDAASSSEQTEDVFERRRDEDIEQYGRRIYDHVFGYNIEAALSNEGTWKNSNRPKPIYSRDVLPEGLAQQNGICAADDPLLVSAMASLGMKNPQDIWSLMENSKIFLESLKLFFMKREKEIGNLTFDKDDQLAVEFVTAAANIRASSFGIPLHSLFEAKGIAGNIVHAVATTNAIIAGLIVIEAIKVLQNDTNNYRMTYCLEHPTRKMLLMPVEPFEPNKSCYVCSETPLTLEINTNRAKLRDFVEKIVKAKLGMYFPLIMHGAALLYEVGDDLDEDMVANYAANLEKVLSELPSPITSGTMVTVEDLKQELTCNFNIKHRDEFDEEKEPDGMLLSGWTQASSVEKDDNKSIGNGGRTSNASQTVPVEAEKNDETDNVPSGKKRKEPEVPEGAAQDCVSDKRKNKKLEMVDDDDDFLMLEGDPGIYKKKKLQ
- the LOC132183468 gene encoding probable receptor-like protein kinase At4g39110 encodes the protein MAVLLVLLYAFFSASTAAFSAYTPFDPQDSFLIDCGAEKPATLLDGRAFKTEEQSKQFLQARDDIKVSVDKADDVPSPIYLSARIFVQDATYTFPLSRPGWHWVRLHFYPLNNNIFDLMKSTFSVNTDKYVLLHSFNVNNDTNYILKEYLLNITEPQFSIKFLPMKNSAAFINSIEVVSAPDELITDSANELSPVSEFSGLSKFAYQTMYRLNMGGPLITATNDTLGRTWTSDETYLKHRNLAKKVSVETTIVKYPEGLSPLIAPQTVYASAVEMANAQTSRPNFNVTWNFEADPSFGYVVRLHFCDIVSKALNNLYFDVYVNGKMAISDLDLSATLNGLAMAYYKDIVVNASLMSNGLSVQIGPSKLDSGDLNAILNGLEVLKISNSVDSLDGEFGVDGVEADGGSNRGTVAAVGFAMMFGAFVGLGAMVIKWHKRPQDWQKRNSFSSWLLPLHAGDTSFMSSKNSLGSHKSNFYSSTLGLGRYFSLAELQEATKNFDANEVIGVGGFGNVYIGMIDDGTKVAVKRGNPQSEQGITEFQTEIQMLSKLRHRHLVSLIGYCDENSEMILVYEYMSNGPFRDHLYGKNLSPLSWKQRLEICIGSARGLHYLHTGTAQGIIHRDVKTTNILLDENLTAKVADFGLSKDTPMGQGHVSTAVKGSFGYLDPEYFRRQQLTDKSDVYSFGVVLLEALCARPAINPALPREQVNLADWAMQWKRKGLLDKIIDPLLVGSINPESMKKFAEAAEKCLAEHGVDRPTMGDVLWNLEYALQLQEAFSQGKAAEDETKSSATVCTSPAAADTTTTSDALPVYHAEEGNSNTPAQVQAIDEHSGTAMFAQFTNLNGR